One region of Salinibacterium sp. TMP30 genomic DNA includes:
- a CDS encoding ABC transporter substrate-binding protein — translation MKRSRIGFSAVALLSASALALAGCAATEAPADGDTSAIITTNGSEPQQSLIPTNTTETGGGKVITSIFAGLVSYTADGDVENEVAKSIESEDGQTWTVTLNEGWEFTNGEPVTSDSFVKAWQYGALLSNAQSSSYFFDNIEGFSYDEDSELTGLEVVSDTEFTVDLINPEADFPLRLGYSAFMPLPEAAWEDLDAFGENPIGNGPYMLDGEGAWQHDVQIDLVTNPDYSGVRTPVNGGVSIIFYTSQDAAYADALGGNLDILDAVPDSAFETYESDFPGRSVNQPAAIFQAFNMPYYLDHWSGEEGTLRRAAISMSIDRAEITDVIFQGTRTPATDFTSPVIAGHSDSLAGAEVLDFNPDEAKKLWAEADAIAPYGDTVFDLAYNADGGHQAWVDAVVNSISNTLGIEAVGKAYPTFKDALNDRDANALTGATRAGWQADYPSLYNFLGPLYVDGAGSNKEGYSSPEFEKVLAEGASASSVEEATAKYQEAQEILLVDLPSIPLWYSNVTGVYSETVDNVVFGWDSVPLYNEVTKG, via the coding sequence TTGAAAAGATCACGCATAGGCTTCAGCGCGGTCGCGCTGCTGTCAGCCTCAGCGCTCGCGCTTGCGGGTTGCGCGGCCACCGAGGCACCGGCCGACGGCGACACTTCCGCGATCATCACCACCAACGGTAGTGAGCCACAGCAGTCGCTCATTCCCACGAACACCACCGAAACTGGCGGCGGCAAGGTCATTACTTCGATCTTCGCTGGTCTCGTTTCTTACACCGCCGATGGCGATGTAGAGAATGAAGTTGCGAAATCCATCGAGTCCGAAGATGGACAAACCTGGACGGTTACGCTCAACGAGGGATGGGAGTTCACCAACGGTGAGCCCGTAACCTCAGACTCGTTCGTCAAGGCATGGCAATACGGCGCCCTGCTCAGCAACGCGCAGAGCTCTTCGTACTTCTTCGACAACATCGAAGGCTTCAGCTACGACGAAGACTCAGAACTGACCGGGCTTGAGGTCGTTAGCGACACCGAGTTCACCGTTGATCTGATCAACCCTGAGGCAGACTTCCCGCTGCGTCTCGGCTACTCGGCATTCATGCCGCTGCCTGAGGCTGCTTGGGAAGACCTTGACGCTTTCGGTGAGAACCCGATCGGTAACGGTCCGTACATGCTCGATGGCGAAGGCGCTTGGCAGCACGATGTTCAGATCGACCTGGTAACGAACCCTGACTACAGCGGTGTTCGCACGCCCGTAAACGGTGGCGTCTCGATCATCTTCTACACGAGCCAGGATGCTGCATATGCTGACGCTCTCGGTGGCAACCTCGACATCCTCGATGCTGTCCCAGACTCCGCATTCGAGACCTACGAGTCGGACTTCCCGGGTCGCTCGGTCAACCAGCCTGCAGCGATCTTCCAGGCGTTCAACATGCCTTACTACCTTGACCACTGGTCTGGCGAAGAGGGCACGCTGCGTCGTGCGGCTATCTCAATGTCGATCGACCGCGCAGAAATCACGGATGTCATCTTCCAGGGCACCCGCACTCCGGCAACCGACTTCACCTCGCCAGTAATCGCTGGTCACTCCGACAGCCTCGCTGGCGCTGAAGTTCTTGACTTCAACCCGGATGAGGCAAAGAAGCTGTGGGCTGAAGCTGACGCGATCGCACCTTACGGTGACACGGTGTTCGACCTCGCATACAACGCCGATGGTGGACACCAGGCTTGGGTTGACGCTGTGGTAAACAGCATCAGCAACACGCTCGGCATCGAGGCCGTTGGTAAGGCATACCCCACCTTCAAGGATGCGCTGAACGACCGTGACGCTAACGCGCTCACCGGTGCAACGCGTGCTGGATGGCAGGCGGACTACCCGTCGCTGTACAACTTCCTCGGCCCGCTTTACGTTGATGGCGCTGGCTCGAACAAGGAAGGCTACTCGAGCCCCGAGTTCGAGAAGGTCCTCGCAGAGGGTGCAAGCGCATCATCGGTAGAAGAAGCAACGGCGAAGTACCAGGAAGCTCAGGAAATCCTCCTGGTCGACCTTCCTTCGATCCCGCTGTGGTACTCGAACGTCACCGGTGTCTACTCAGAAACTGTTGACAATGTTGTATTCGGTTGGGACTCTGTTCCCCTGTACAACGAGGTAACCAAGGGCTAA
- a CDS encoding CPBP family intramembrane glutamic endopeptidase → MTASPPLAHSRGRLWAEISIVLALSLGASAIYSVVSITNRLTRVEPLSQQTATLNSSLSPRPTFDLIYQVLGITFDLAPVALVAFLLWNATRPRLARLGVDFTRPTRDALSGVALALVIGIPGIVVYLVGRSLGVTVNVVPAALDQYWWTVPVLLLSALRAGITEEIIVIGYLYARLGDLGWGRWQIIFSTAILRGTYHLYQGIGAFIGNAAMGLLFGWLYTRYRRVLPLVIAHTLIDAAIFVGYGWAAVTFPELFGPRGTPE, encoded by the coding sequence GTGACCGCGTCTCCCCCACTCGCGCACTCGCGGGGCAGACTGTGGGCAGAAATCTCGATCGTGCTCGCGCTGTCTCTTGGGGCATCCGCAATTTATTCAGTCGTATCGATCACGAATCGACTCACCCGGGTTGAACCGCTCTCCCAGCAGACAGCAACGCTCAATTCCTCGTTGAGCCCTCGGCCAACCTTTGATTTGATCTACCAAGTCCTGGGGATAACTTTCGACCTCGCCCCGGTGGCACTTGTAGCGTTCCTGCTGTGGAACGCAACGAGGCCGCGGCTGGCTCGACTCGGCGTCGATTTCACGCGCCCCACGCGCGATGCTCTGAGCGGTGTCGCGCTGGCTCTAGTCATCGGGATTCCCGGCATCGTGGTGTACCTCGTGGGCCGCAGCCTGGGTGTCACGGTGAACGTCGTCCCCGCGGCGCTCGATCAATACTGGTGGACAGTTCCCGTGCTGCTGCTTTCAGCTTTACGCGCCGGCATCACCGAAGAAATTATCGTGATCGGCTACCTCTACGCGCGACTCGGCGATCTGGGGTGGGGCCGCTGGCAGATCATCTTCTCGACGGCCATTTTGCGCGGCACCTACCACCTCTACCAAGGCATCGGTGCGTTCATCGGTAATGCCGCGATGGGGCTTCTCTTCGGCTGGCTGTACACGCGCTATCGCAGAGTTCTCCCGCTCGTCATCGCACACACGCTCATTGATGCTGCTATTTTCGTGGGCTACGGCTGGGCCGCCGTGACCTTCCCCGAACTCTTCGGACCACGCGGAACCCCCGAGTAA
- a CDS encoding DCC1-like thiol-disulfide oxidoreductase family protein codes for MAATSSSLTPDNRVLIFDGDCAFCSLWVERLRAILPAFPTSTPWQWIDLDDHALTRDDVEKAAWFVTPTRQFAGHLAFSALLRSQPTIGWRFLGHLIATEPFSSLSALAYRFVARYRHRLPGGTPACAMRRPE; via the coding sequence ATGGCTGCCACAAGCTCTTCGCTCACCCCAGACAATCGGGTGCTCATCTTCGACGGAGACTGCGCATTCTGCAGCCTGTGGGTTGAGAGGCTTCGCGCCATCCTCCCCGCGTTTCCGACAAGCACACCGTGGCAATGGATCGATCTCGACGACCACGCGCTCACTCGTGACGATGTCGAGAAAGCCGCCTGGTTCGTAACCCCCACTCGACAATTTGCCGGTCACCTCGCATTCTCCGCACTCTTGCGAAGCCAGCCAACCATCGGATGGCGCTTTCTTGGCCACCTCATCGCCACCGAGCCATTCAGTTCGCTAAGTGCGCTTGCCTACCGTTTTGTTGCCCGATATCGCCACCGCCTTCCAGGGGGAACGCCCGCCTGCGCAATGCGCCGCCCCGAGTGA